GGGGGTCCTCGCGCACACCTACCTCGCGAACTCCATCACCGGGGTCTGGCTCAACGGCGAGCGGGCGAGCGAGGGCCTGCTCAACGCGCACGTGGTCGCGGAGTACGGCGTACCCGTCGTCCTCGTCACCGGGGACGACCTGACCTGCGAGGACGCCCTCGGGTACGCACCCGAGGCGCCCAAGGTCGCCGTCAAGGACCACGTCTCGCGGTACGCGGCGGTGTGCCGCACCCCGGCCAGGACCGCCGCCGACATCCGCGCCGCCGCGAAGACCGGGGCCGCGCTCGCCGTCCGGCACGAGCCGGTCCGGGGCGGCCCCTTCACCGTGGAGCTGGAGTTCGACGCCGAGCACCTGGGCGCCGCCGCCACGGTGGTTCCCGGCGTGGCGCGGAGCGGCGAGCGGCGCGTCGCGTACACCAGCGAGACGATGTACGAGGCAATTCGCACGTTCAAGGCGGTCACGACCATCGTCTCGGCCGCGGTGGAGGAGCAGTATGGCTGAGGAGGTCCGGGGCCCGGACACGACGGCGCTCGACGAGGTGGTCGGTTTCACCTCCGAGCTCATCCGCATCGACACCACCAACCGGGGCGGCGGCGACTGCCGCGAGCGGCCGGCCGCCGAGTACGTCGCCGAGCGGCTCGCCGACGCCGGGATCGAACCGACCCTCCTGGAGCGGACCCCCGGCCGCACCAACGTGGTGGCGCGGATCCCCGGCACCGACCCCTCGGCCGAGGCGCTCCTCG
The DNA window shown above is from Streptomyces vietnamensis and carries:
- a CDS encoding M55 family metallopeptidase, with protein sequence MKILISADMEGATGVTWPADVLPGTPQWERCRAMFTSDVNAAVLGFFDGGADEVLINEAHWSMRNLLLEQLDERAEMLTGRHKSLSMVEGVQHGDVDGIAFVGYHTGAGSEGVLAHTYLANSITGVWLNGERASEGLLNAHVVAEYGVPVVLVTGDDLTCEDALGYAPEAPKVAVKDHVSRYAAVCRTPARTAADIRAAAKTGAALAVRHEPVRGGPFTVELEFDAEHLGAAATVVPGVARSGERRVAYTSETMYEAIRTFKAVTTIVSAAVEEQYG